In Chitinophaga nivalis, a single genomic region encodes these proteins:
- a CDS encoding MFS transporter, producing the protein MQHLRTTQNIWQVILASSAGTLIEWYDFYIFGSLSVIISEKFFPPSNPELAYIATLATFAVGFIVRPFGAIVFGRLGDLTGRKYTFLLTLLIMGGSTFAIGLIPSYHTIGILAPILVLILRLLQGLALGGEYGGAATYVAEHAPDHRRGYYTSFIQTTATLGLFVSLAVILITRSLMTPVDFNNWGWRIPFLLSVLLVIMSYYIRIRLHESPLFTQMKKEGKTAKNPIRESFGKKENLRLVLIALFGAAMGQGVVWYTGQFYALSFLQKTMQIEFVQSNIIIAVALVLGTPFFILFGSWSDRIGRKKIMLAGMLIAALAYYPIYSAMDRIADISQKQEITAQYKIESHATRNDSQQLTLQTTRVHTYTDGSILRQTNDKKELTVSRIQAIWLIGLIFIQVLFVTMVYGPIAAFLVELFPTHIRYTSMSLPYHIGNGVFGGLLPTISTLLVARYHHHLAGLIYPIAVALLCFVIGLITIKDRKNVPL; encoded by the coding sequence ATGCAACATTTACGCACCACGCAGAATATCTGGCAGGTGATCCTGGCCTCGTCGGCAGGTACCCTGATAGAATGGTACGACTTCTATATATTCGGCAGCCTTTCCGTGATCATCTCAGAAAAGTTTTTTCCGCCCAGCAATCCGGAGCTGGCCTACATCGCCACACTGGCCACTTTTGCGGTAGGGTTCATTGTACGGCCTTTCGGCGCCATTGTTTTCGGGCGACTGGGCGACCTCACAGGCCGGAAATATACTTTCCTGTTAACGTTGCTGATCATGGGCGGGTCTACCTTTGCCATTGGGCTCATCCCCTCCTATCACACCATTGGTATACTGGCGCCCATACTGGTGTTGATACTCCGGCTGCTGCAAGGACTGGCCCTCGGTGGTGAATACGGCGGCGCTGCTACCTATGTGGCAGAACATGCCCCGGACCATCGCCGCGGCTACTATACCAGCTTTATTCAAACCACGGCCACCCTCGGATTGTTCGTTTCCCTGGCCGTCATTCTGATTACCCGTAGCCTGATGACGCCCGTGGATTTCAATAACTGGGGCTGGCGTATTCCTTTCCTGTTGTCGGTACTGCTGGTGATCATGTCGTATTACATACGGATACGCCTGCACGAATCGCCCCTGTTTACCCAAATGAAAAAAGAAGGGAAAACAGCTAAAAATCCGATCAGGGAAAGTTTCGGTAAAAAAGAAAACCTGCGGCTGGTACTGATTGCGCTATTCGGCGCTGCGATGGGTCAGGGGGTTGTTTGGTATACCGGACAGTTCTATGCCCTTTCTTTTCTGCAGAAAACCATGCAGATAGAATTTGTGCAATCCAACATTATCATTGCCGTAGCGCTGGTACTGGGAACGCCTTTCTTTATTCTTTTCGGCTCCTGGTCCGACCGGATCGGCCGGAAAAAAATTATGCTGGCAGGCATGCTGATAGCGGCTTTGGCCTATTATCCCATTTACAGTGCGATGGATCGTATAGCCGACATCAGCCAAAAACAGGAAATTACCGCGCAGTATAAAATAGAAAGTCATGCTACCCGAAATGATTCCCAGCAACTCACGTTGCAAACCACCCGGGTACATACCTATACAGATGGGAGTATCCTGCGGCAAACGAACGACAAAAAAGAATTAACCGTCAGCCGTATACAGGCTATCTGGCTGATAGGCCTTATTTTCATCCAGGTACTGTTTGTAACGATGGTGTATGGTCCGATTGCAGCGTTTCTGGTAGAACTGTTTCCTACGCATATCCGGTATACCTCCATGTCGCTCCCCTATCATATCGGGAACGGGGTATTCGGCGGGTTGTTACCGACTATTTCCACGTTGCTGGTAGCCCGGTACCATCACCACCTGGCAGGATTAATCTATCCGATTGCTGTGGCGCTCCTGTGTTTTGTGATCGGGTTGATCACGATTAAAGACAGAAAAAATGTACCGTTATAA
- a CDS encoding patatin-like phospholipase family protein: MAVTLSGGGARGLAHIGILEAIDSAGLKVDYLTGTSMGSIVGALYAMGYSGKHIADIAGKLDWTSLFTNQPVLTDISFEEKDEFNKYIIEIPFEYGKPKLASGVISGEALWLELAKLCWPVKDVKKFSDFNIPFKCIATDVATGEIVTLDSGEIVTSLRASMAIPSIFTAVKIGDHKLVDGGVVRNFPTITAKDMGADIIIGSNVSGGLRKASQLQTPFDILYQLGFYKDAEDFKEARKICDVYIPINKELEDYSAASFNSVDSIIEIGRRKGRELYPVFKHMADSLQALYPRQEPFAAERLPFAADIELSSIHVDGLLHSDQRFFLQRLHLKPGECYTPAQIRNAILNVYGTRFYKLITYNLTPEGYGKTRMDIQAEENPLTYVKFALNYNSFTGASAILNLTQRNFIVPNSRSFVRMAVSENPRFEAEYYKYLGRTRDFGFGLSTYYENNSLTFYDDSFNKLQPYRNKYFNVNMDVLYSLRRDMAVGAGTRWEYIKFKPQYSPFLELSGSTNQLNSYAFFGINSLNRKLYPTKGLYLNMEAGYVYNQHSGISLNKDSLPINLDSLGLDFGNYQRLMLKMKYYIPFGTKSALEFDATAGLNNSYKQFVTNAFIVGGMADLSRNQVPFIGIYEGEVVTSNIVAVQMAWQQEVVRNIFVMPRVGVAVYDNMISMPGFKRTSFLSGYGVGAAYTSRLGPVEATLMYNDQSGRLKFYVNMGFNF; the protein is encoded by the coding sequence GTGGCCGTAACGCTCAGTGGCGGAGGCGCGCGTGGTTTGGCCCATATTGGTATACTGGAAGCGATAGACAGTGCAGGGCTTAAAGTCGACTACCTGACAGGCACCAGTATGGGAAGTATCGTAGGCGCTTTATATGCCATGGGGTATTCCGGCAAACACATTGCCGATATTGCCGGTAAGCTGGATTGGACCAGCCTTTTCACCAATCAGCCGGTATTGACGGATATCTCTTTTGAAGAAAAAGATGAGTTTAATAAATATATTATTGAGATTCCCTTTGAATACGGGAAGCCCAAACTGGCGTCCGGTGTGATTTCCGGCGAAGCGCTGTGGCTGGAACTGGCGAAACTTTGCTGGCCGGTGAAAGATGTGAAAAAGTTCTCCGACTTTAATATTCCTTTTAAATGTATCGCTACGGATGTGGCCACGGGGGAAATCGTGACCCTCGACAGTGGTGAAATTGTCACCAGCCTCCGGGCCAGTATGGCCATTCCTTCTATTTTTACCGCCGTGAAAATAGGCGACCATAAACTGGTGGATGGTGGGGTGGTGCGTAACTTTCCCACCATTACTGCCAAAGATATGGGCGCCGATATCATCATCGGATCCAATGTAAGTGGCGGACTACGGAAAGCATCGCAGTTACAGACACCCTTTGATATCCTGTATCAGTTGGGCTTTTATAAAGATGCAGAAGATTTTAAAGAAGCCCGGAAAATATGTGATGTATATATTCCCATCAACAAAGAGCTGGAAGATTATTCGGCGGCTTCTTTCAACAGTGTGGACTCCATCATTGAAATAGGCCGGCGGAAAGGACGGGAGCTGTATCCGGTATTCAAGCATATGGCGGATTCACTGCAGGCGCTGTATCCCCGGCAGGAACCGTTTGCGGCCGAACGATTGCCTTTTGCCGCAGACATAGAGTTGAGCAGTATTCATGTAGATGGCCTCTTGCATTCTGATCAGCGGTTTTTTCTCCAGCGGTTGCACCTGAAGCCAGGAGAATGTTATACGCCTGCGCAGATCCGGAATGCCATTTTAAATGTGTATGGTACCCGCTTTTATAAACTCATCACCTATAACCTGACACCGGAAGGTTATGGCAAAACCCGTATGGATATTCAGGCAGAAGAAAATCCGCTCACCTATGTGAAGTTTGCCCTGAACTATAATTCATTTACCGGCGCCAGCGCCATCCTGAACCTTACCCAGCGTAATTTCATTGTGCCCAACTCCCGCTCCTTTGTCAGAATGGCGGTGAGTGAAAATCCGCGATTCGAAGCAGAGTATTACAAATACCTGGGGCGTACCCGTGATTTTGGTTTTGGGCTGAGTACCTATTATGAAAATAACAGCCTCACGTTTTATGATGATAGCTTTAATAAGCTCCAACCTTACCGGAATAAATACTTTAATGTAAATATGGATGTGCTGTATTCGCTCCGCCGCGATATGGCCGTGGGAGCGGGTACGCGCTGGGAATACATCAAGTTTAAACCACAGTACTCTCCGTTTCTGGAACTGAGCGGCAGTACCAATCAGCTGAACTCCTATGCATTTTTCGGTATCAATTCCCTGAACCGGAAACTGTATCCGACCAAAGGATTGTACCTGAATATGGAAGCCGGTTATGTATATAATCAACATTCGGGCATCTCCCTTAACAAGGATAGTTTACCGATCAACCTGGATAGTCTGGGGCTGGACTTCGGGAACTACCAGCGTTTAATGTTGAAAATGAAATACTATATTCCTTTTGGTACGAAGTCGGCCCTGGAGTTTGATGCCACAGCGGGATTGAACAACAGTTATAAACAGTTTGTGACGAATGCCTTTATCGTAGGCGGGATGGCGGATCTGAGCCGTAACCAGGTACCTTTCATTGGTATATATGAAGGAGAAGTGGTGACGTCTAATATTGTGGCAGTGCAGATGGCATGGCAACAGGAAGTGGTGCGGAATATATTTGTGATGCCGAGAGTAGGCGTGGCCGTATATGATAATATGATTTCCATGCCGGGTTTTAAAAGAACCTCTTTCCTCAGCGGCTATGGAGTAGGGGCTGCATATACCAGCCGCCTGGGACCTGTAGAGGCTACGCTGATGTACAATGATCAGTCGGGCCGGTTGAAGTTTTATGTGAATATGGGATTCAATTTCTGA
- a CDS encoding tRNA-(ms[2]io[6]A)-hydroxylase, translating to MSKVSILGLKLPTDPRWVNLAAISLEDILTDHAYCEQKAASSAISLIQRNPERIRLVEELAPIVTEEWGHFRQVLAEMKKRGLTLGRQRKDDYVNALMDNRSKGGHADDAFLDALLIFALIEARSCERFRLLSEGLEDEYMREFYRKFMISEAGHYRLFIDLANEYFPEEKVRIRWQEWLKLEAEILQNMTVRGDRMH from the coding sequence ATGAGCAAAGTATCTATACTCGGATTAAAACTACCTACTGACCCACGTTGGGTAAACCTGGCGGCCATTTCGCTGGAAGACATTCTGACGGACCACGCCTATTGTGAACAGAAAGCAGCATCTTCTGCGATTTCACTGATTCAGCGCAACCCGGAAAGAATCCGGTTGGTAGAAGAGCTGGCGCCTATTGTAACGGAAGAATGGGGACATTTCCGGCAGGTGCTGGCCGAAATGAAAAAACGCGGCCTGACCCTCGGCCGCCAACGGAAAGATGATTATGTAAATGCACTGATGGACAACCGGAGCAAAGGCGGACATGCAGATGATGCCTTCCTGGATGCCCTGCTGATATTTGCCCTGATAGAAGCCCGCAGCTGCGAACGTTTCCGCCTCCTGAGCGAAGGCCTGGAAGATGAATACATGCGGGAGTTCTACCGGAAATTCATGATCTCCGAAGCAGGCCACTACCGCCTGTTCATTGATCTCGCCAATGAATACTTCCCGGAAGAAAAAGTAAGAATCCGCTGGCAGGAGTGGTTGAAACTGGAAGCAGAGATCCTGCAAAACATGACGGTGCGCGGCGACAGAATGCACTAA
- a CDS encoding aminotransferase class I/II-fold pyridoxal phosphate-dependent enzyme — translation MNQLDTSFMARLLDERRVQQSFRQLRLPAGKVDFCSNDYLGLARNADVRAHIHTLMQERFVSHGSTGSRLLAGNYEWINDLETDLATFHAAEAGLLYNSGYDANLGLFSCIAGKTDTIIYDQLIHASIRDGIRLSVARSFAFRHNDPEDLEKKLRQATGKVFVAVESVYSMDGDEAPLADIAALCHRYQAYLIVDEAHATGITGEKGAGLVQALGLQDACLARVHTFGKAVGCHGAIILGPAVLRDYLINFSRSFIYTTSLPPAALAAIAAGYSAFPYMQAARHTLQALITRFRAGTAHLESLPGTHPIQVVMTRGNENTRRVAATLQEAGLDVRPILHPTVPLGTERLRIVIHSFNTTAEVDQLIKVLS, via the coding sequence ATGAATCAATTGGATACTTCGTTTATGGCGCGTTTACTCGATGAACGCAGGGTACAGCAATCTTTCCGGCAGCTGCGGCTGCCGGCCGGTAAAGTAGATTTTTGTTCCAATGATTACCTGGGACTGGCCCGCAATGCAGATGTGAGAGCGCATATACATACCCTTATGCAGGAACGTTTCGTATCGCATGGCAGCACCGGATCCCGGCTGCTGGCGGGCAACTACGAATGGATCAATGACCTGGAAACAGATCTGGCGACCTTTCATGCCGCGGAAGCCGGACTGCTCTACAATTCCGGATATGATGCCAACCTGGGATTGTTTTCCTGTATCGCCGGAAAAACAGACACCATTATTTATGATCAGCTGATACATGCTTCCATCCGCGACGGCATACGGTTATCTGTAGCCCGGTCCTTTGCTTTCCGGCACAATGATCCGGAAGACCTGGAAAAAAAACTGCGGCAGGCCACCGGGAAAGTATTTGTAGCTGTGGAATCTGTATACTCCATGGACGGTGATGAAGCGCCACTGGCCGACATCGCTGCGCTTTGCCACCGGTACCAGGCCTACCTGATTGTAGACGAAGCCCATGCCACCGGCATCACCGGCGAAAAAGGAGCCGGGCTGGTACAGGCGCTGGGATTGCAGGACGCCTGCCTGGCGCGCGTACATACCTTTGGTAAAGCCGTCGGGTGTCATGGGGCTATCATCCTGGGCCCGGCTGTATTAAGAGACTATCTGATCAATTTTTCCCGCTCCTTTATTTATACCACTTCATTGCCGCCGGCAGCACTGGCTGCCATCGCAGCCGGCTATAGCGCCTTCCCCTATATGCAGGCAGCACGGCATACCTTGCAGGCATTAATCACCCGTTTCCGCGCAGGCACAGCACACCTGGAAAGTTTACCGGGTACGCACCCGATACAGGTAGTGATGACAAGGGGGAATGAAAACACCCGCCGGGTGGCGGCCACGCTGCAGGAAGCGGGGCTGGATGTACGACCTATCCTGCATCCTACCGTACCGCTGGGCACAGAACGTTTACGCATCGTGATACATAGTTTTAATACGACAGCAGAAGTAGATCAGCTTATAAAAGTATTATCGTGA
- a CDS encoding penicillin acylase family protein — MKIIPAIITAAVTLSLTYAFSNKLGNIPPLGNLLSPQTGFWRNAEPIGQRPHEEVVLPGLSGKASVWFDDRAVPHIFADNDADAYYVQGFVTARDRLWQMELQTMAAAGRLSEILGPNLIRYDRSQRRLGMLYGAELAVKTMMSDPDTKTAVTAYAAGINAYIATLTPATLPVEYKILDYKPEKWDIIKSALLLKYMAHDLAGFANDLEYTNARRLFSLEDFNLMYPDFQDTLDPIIPKGTAFAAATAKATAPPDSLLAVDEAILKFKMDKPNPENGSNNWAVSGNKTRSGAPILCSDPHLGLSLPSIWYEVQIHTPDMNVYGASLPGSPGVIIGFNDQVAWGVTNGEVDVKDYYRMQFRNGKQEYLFNGNYRPADLRIEEIKVRGGQTVKDTVAYTVWGPVIYDNTFPDKTTKESFLAMRWKALDPSNELGTFRRLNKARNYEDYLEALKFYTCPAQNFVFAAKSGDIAIWQNGIFPVRWRDQGKWIMPGSDSTYAWQGYIPREELPHIKNPERGFVSSANQRATDNTYPYPLYGQFDLFRGERINQRLAVMNGITPQDMMALQNDNKNLFAAAAIPLFRRHLDTTSLDATQRSYWQLLSSWDCVSNADSKAASVFNYMWNSLEDTIWHDELRPKDTTILTYPQSTTTLLLLLRDTSFHFLDNINTPQKETLSQLIQGAFIATAKKAAAWEKAGTLELGKVRGTDINHLSRALPAFSALHLFTGGGRHIVNASQKTHGPSWRMVVQLSDKTEAYGIYPGGQSGNPGSPYYDNSVGDWAAGKYYLLHIFSGQEKDDAAIRYKMTFAGK; from the coding sequence ATGAAAATAATCCCCGCTATTATTACAGCTGCTGTTACCTTGTCACTTACATACGCGTTCAGCAATAAGTTAGGAAATATTCCGCCCCTGGGAAATTTGTTAAGTCCGCAAACTGGCTTCTGGCGTAATGCAGAACCTATTGGCCAACGTCCGCACGAAGAAGTGGTATTACCCGGATTATCCGGTAAAGCATCCGTATGGTTTGATGACCGTGCCGTGCCACACATCTTTGCCGATAATGATGCCGATGCCTATTATGTACAAGGTTTTGTGACCGCGCGGGATCGCCTCTGGCAGATGGAATTACAGACCATGGCCGCTGCCGGCCGATTGTCGGAAATACTGGGACCAAACCTGATCCGCTATGACCGCTCCCAGCGTCGCCTGGGTATGTTGTATGGTGCTGAACTGGCCGTGAAAACCATGATGAGTGACCCGGATACCAAAACAGCGGTAACCGCATATGCCGCCGGCATCAATGCCTATATCGCCACCCTCACACCGGCGACCTTACCTGTTGAATATAAAATACTGGACTATAAACCGGAAAAATGGGATATTATCAAATCAGCCCTGCTCCTGAAATACATGGCGCACGACCTGGCAGGATTTGCTAACGACCTCGAATATACGAATGCACGCCGCCTGTTTTCGCTGGAAGATTTTAACCTGATGTATCCCGACTTCCAGGATACACTGGATCCTATCATTCCCAAAGGAACGGCGTTTGCTGCAGCTACTGCAAAAGCTACGGCGCCACCAGACAGTCTGCTGGCGGTAGATGAAGCCATCCTGAAATTCAAGATGGACAAACCCAATCCGGAAAATGGCAGTAACAACTGGGCAGTAAGCGGCAACAAAACCAGATCCGGCGCACCTATTCTTTGCAGCGACCCGCACCTGGGTCTCAGCCTGCCTTCTATCTGGTATGAGGTACAGATTCATACTCCGGATATGAATGTATATGGCGCCTCCCTGCCTGGCTCTCCCGGTGTGATCATTGGTTTCAACGACCAGGTCGCCTGGGGTGTCACCAACGGAGAAGTAGACGTGAAAGACTACTACCGCATGCAATTCCGCAACGGTAAGCAGGAATACCTGTTCAACGGCAACTATCGCCCGGCCGATCTGCGCATAGAGGAAATCAAAGTAAGAGGTGGCCAGACTGTAAAAGATACGGTAGCCTATACTGTATGGGGCCCTGTTATATATGATAATACCTTCCCGGATAAAACGACCAAAGAATCTTTCCTGGCTATGCGCTGGAAGGCACTGGACCCTTCCAATGAACTGGGGACTTTCCGCCGGCTCAATAAAGCCCGTAATTATGAGGATTACCTGGAAGCCCTGAAATTCTATACCTGTCCGGCCCAGAACTTCGTATTTGCGGCTAAAAGCGGCGATATCGCCATCTGGCAGAATGGTATCTTCCCGGTAAGATGGCGCGACCAGGGTAAATGGATCATGCCCGGCAGCGACAGTACCTACGCCTGGCAGGGATATATCCCACGGGAGGAGCTGCCACATATCAAAAACCCGGAACGGGGTTTTGTGAGCTCCGCCAACCAGCGCGCTACTGATAACACGTATCCTTATCCTTTATACGGCCAATTTGACCTCTTCCGTGGCGAGCGTATCAATCAGCGGCTGGCAGTGATGAATGGCATCACCCCGCAGGATATGATGGCACTCCAGAACGATAACAAGAACCTGTTTGCAGCAGCGGCTATACCGCTGTTCCGCAGACACCTCGATACCACCTCCCTGGATGCTACCCAGCGCAGTTACTGGCAGCTGTTATCCTCCTGGGACTGTGTCAGCAATGCAGACAGCAAAGCAGCCAGTGTTTTCAACTATATGTGGAATAGCCTGGAAGATACCATCTGGCATGATGAGCTGCGTCCAAAAGATACCACCATCCTGACCTATCCGCAATCTACCACTACCTTACTGTTGTTGTTGCGCGACACGTCTTTCCACTTCCTGGATAATATCAATACGCCACAAAAGGAAACGTTATCGCAGCTGATACAGGGCGCCTTTATTGCAACTGCGAAAAAAGCTGCTGCCTGGGAGAAAGCCGGTACATTGGAGCTGGGTAAAGTTCGTGGTACCGATATCAATCACCTTTCCCGCGCCTTGCCTGCTTTCAGTGCATTGCACCTGTTTACAGGCGGTGGCCGCCATATTGTGAATGCCTCTCAGAAAACCCATGGTCCTTCCTGGAGAATGGTGGTGCAGCTGTCGGATAAGACGGAAGCCTATGGTATTTATCCTGGCGGTCAAAGTGGTAATCCGGGCAGTCCTTACTACGATAACAGTGTAGGCGACTGGGCAGCCGGTAAGTATTATCTGCTGCATATTTTTAGCGGTCAGGAAAAAGATGACGCTGCGATCCGCTATAAGATGACATTTGCAGGGAAATGA
- a CDS encoding AAA family ATPase, with amino-acid sequence MKVRSITIPDLHHFKDLHLDLTYPAGHPKAGQALDKVCIIGQSGTGKTTLLKLISVLSYRGSLYKELGSMDQISQISLGFEFEDLIASQTIAFDDEADPEKKMVAYYWNVAYQDDAAIELERANLQWDTYIKSIKQTSIYFPADLDYKLEVEHDDLLNLQDQKNIDFSSYSAANTWTIILNEIRRYQEEEIKIRQEISHIAEKAIDLKSIQNAVKKLEKWRRETRSPVQDIADKCLDPLLKNFGLRVKTKLDFQGKDDIGFLKIEDFAGNEVPNGLLSTGTKQVMLSALPLYLLQPEKCQILYDEPERSLYPDLQRTIIDYYQSLTTDCQFFFATHSPIIASSFEPWEIVELKFDKNWNIYRDLYYEGENHVDNYFVDPRYLDYDLILKKVFDLKDTSTDLRMEALVELTMLKNQLDQLKQDGKLKTPKAKEILTRYKLLAQKLAWKTE; translated from the coding sequence ATGAAAGTAAGAAGCATTACGATTCCTGATTTACATCATTTTAAAGATTTACATCTGGACCTTACTTATCCTGCAGGACATCCGAAGGCGGGGCAGGCTTTAGATAAGGTTTGTATCATAGGACAAAGTGGAACCGGGAAGACTACCTTATTGAAGTTGATATCTGTTCTTTCATACAGAGGGAGCTTGTACAAAGAGTTAGGATCAATGGACCAAATTAGTCAGATCTCTCTTGGTTTTGAATTTGAGGATTTGATTGCGTCCCAGACAATTGCTTTTGACGATGAAGCTGATCCGGAAAAAAAGATGGTAGCCTATTACTGGAACGTTGCTTACCAGGATGATGCAGCAATTGAACTTGAGCGTGCCAATCTACAATGGGATACTTATATCAAGTCAATAAAACAAACCTCCATATATTTCCCGGCTGATTTGGATTACAAACTGGAGGTGGAACACGATGATTTATTAAACTTACAGGACCAAAAAAACATAGATTTCTCTTCTTATTCTGCTGCTAATACATGGACAATTATATTAAATGAAATCCGGCGTTATCAGGAAGAAGAGATAAAAATCCGGCAGGAGATTTCTCATATTGCAGAAAAGGCAATAGATTTAAAATCTATTCAAAATGCTGTTAAGAAACTGGAAAAGTGGCGTCGTGAAACCCGGAGCCCGGTACAGGATATCGCCGATAAATGTCTTGATCCGTTGTTGAAAAATTTTGGCCTGCGTGTTAAAACAAAATTGGACTTTCAGGGTAAAGATGATATAGGATTTCTGAAAATAGAAGATTTTGCGGGCAATGAGGTGCCAAACGGTTTGTTGAGTACAGGTACCAAGCAGGTAATGTTATCAGCCCTGCCCTTGTACTTATTGCAACCTGAAAAATGCCAGATACTATATGATGAGCCGGAGAGATCTTTATACCCCGATCTTCAAAGAACAATTATTGATTACTACCAAAGCCTTACTACAGATTGCCAGTTTTTCTTTGCTACACATTCTCCTATCATCGCCTCTTCTTTTGAGCCCTGGGAGATAGTGGAATTGAAATTTGACAAGAACTGGAATATCTATCGTGATCTATATTATGAAGGGGAGAATCATGTGGATAATTACTTTGTTGATCCAAGGTACTTGGATTATGATCTCATTCTAAAGAAGGTTTTTGATCTGAAGGATACCAGCACCGATTTACGAATGGAAGCATTGGTAGAATTAACCATGTTGAAAAACCAGTTAGATCAGCTGAAGCAGGATGGCAAATTGAAAACCCCAAAAGCAAAAGAAATATTGACGCGTTATAAATTGTTGGCTCAAAAGTTAGCCTGGAAAACCGAATGA
- a CDS encoding GNAT family N-acetyltransferase produces the protein MMEMIIRKPHPEDFEQWFVLWEGYNEFYGRSGEKMLDPLISRTTWNRFFDVDEPVHAIVAEYNGRLIGLSHYLYHRSTITVEPSCYLQDLFVLQESRGNGVARKLIERVYSLAKTNGCSRVYWQTQETNHQAIQLYDKLAERSGFVVYRKLL, from the coding sequence ATGATGGAAATGATTATCCGAAAACCGCATCCCGAAGATTTTGAACAATGGTTTGTCTTATGGGAGGGCTACAATGAATTTTATGGACGATCGGGAGAAAAAATGCTTGATCCGCTGATTTCCCGGACAACATGGAATCGTTTTTTTGATGTTGATGAACCTGTTCATGCCATCGTTGCGGAGTATAACGGAAGGCTGATAGGCCTTTCGCATTACCTGTATCATCGCAGTACTATAACTGTGGAGCCAAGTTGCTACCTGCAGGACTTATTTGTATTACAGGAATCCCGGGGAAATGGTGTGGCCCGAAAACTCATTGAGAGGGTATATAGCCTTGCTAAAACAAATGGGTGTTCCAGGGTCTATTGGCAAACGCAGGAAACAAATCATCAGGCCATTCAATTGTATGATAAATTGGCCGAGCGGTCAGGTTTTGTAGTGTATCGTAAACTGCTATGA
- a CDS encoding helix-turn-helix domain-containing protein, translated as MEYKIIKPCTALAPYIHSFWELKGEDNDKQWERNFPDGCAGLVVNIGDTCATDNGSVRMDFGKTYVVGAMTSFKDSFIDADAHLLGVCLKPGVFRNFYNYVTQNEITDQTIQLEKRYSFDLDKVIKNPVDYLNTFFVNRLQKRNEHLQTIIEAIDHAKGQLSIDEIARMNFTTVRQLERTFKAETGISPKAYSCIIRFQHALSRIKNSDPNESLFDIALECGYYDHAHLTNEIKRNTGLVPSQL; from the coding sequence ATGGAATATAAAATCATAAAACCATGTACCGCATTAGCCCCTTATATTCATTCCTTCTGGGAGCTGAAAGGGGAAGATAATGACAAGCAGTGGGAGCGGAATTTTCCGGATGGTTGCGCCGGGCTGGTGGTTAATATAGGAGATACCTGTGCAACGGATAATGGGTCAGTCAGGATGGATTTTGGCAAAACATATGTGGTAGGAGCCATGACCTCTTTTAAAGACAGTTTCATCGATGCAGATGCGCATCTGTTGGGTGTGTGTCTGAAACCCGGTGTATTTCGGAATTTTTATAATTATGTCACACAAAATGAAATAACTGATCAAACCATTCAACTGGAAAAGCGGTATTCGTTTGACCTGGATAAAGTGATAAAAAATCCTGTTGACTATCTGAATACATTTTTTGTAAACAGACTACAAAAAAGAAACGAACACTTACAAACAATTATTGAAGCGATTGACCACGCGAAAGGGCAATTAAGTATAGATGAAATCGCCCGCATGAATTTTACAACAGTGCGGCAACTGGAGCGAACATTCAAAGCTGAAACAGGGATTAGTCCGAAAGCGTATTCCTGTATTATTCGCTTTCAACATGCTTTATCCAGGATTAAAAATTCTGACCCGAATGAAAGCCTGTTCGATATTGCATTGGAATGTGGTTATTACGACCATGCACATTTGACGAATGAAATCAAAAGAAACACCGGGCTTGTACCATCTCAACTTTAA